The following proteins are co-located in the Acropora palmata chromosome 11, jaAcrPala1.3, whole genome shotgun sequence genome:
- the LOC141897764 gene encoding uncharacterized protein LOC141897764 has product MIEIRKIEKESRMKKDQEDKRKGEEMRQAAVERLAKRRSDAGTSGGATCDVSSSGSDEETPSKGIKRKVARSSRKSAIEMLSEKYKEKAKLKEKEVEVRKMELDLQKQKYEDEAEERKLLFSMLREQLKK; this is encoded by the exons ATGATAGAGATACGAAAGATAGAAAAGGAATCAAGAATGAAGAAGGACCAGGAAGATAAAAGGAAAGGGGAGGAGATGCGACAGGCAGCAGTGGAAAGACTAGCAA AGCGCCGTAGTGATGCTGGCACCTCAGGTGGTGCCACGTGTGATGTGTCTAGTAGTGGATCAGATGAAGAAACTCCTTCAAAAG GAATCAAAAGGAAAGTTGCTAGGTCTAGCAGAAAGTCAGCAATTGAAATGCTGTCAGAAAAGTACAAAGAGAAagcaaaactgaaagaaaaagaggtgGAAGTGAGAAAGATGGAGCTGGATCTTCAGAAACAAAAGTATGAAGATGAAGCTGAAGAAAGGAAGCTTTTGTTCTCCATGCTTcgagaacaactgaaaaagtaa